A window of Hordeum vulgare subsp. vulgare chromosome 5H, MorexV3_pseudomolecules_assembly, whole genome shotgun sequence genomic DNA:
GTGCATGGTGACTGCGTGTTGGTGTTGAAGCGAGGAGAAGGCGAAGGCGGCGATCATATACAACTACAAGAACGTGGTTAGCGGGTTCTCGGCGAGGGTCACGCCGTCGGAGCTCGAGGCCGTCAAGAGTAAGCTCAAGCCCCTTCTCGATCAATTGATTGCAATCGGTTAGCTTGGCTAGATCGATGTTGATGTAGTGTACGTGGGCGTGCATGCGTGCAGAGCAACCGCATGTGAACCGGGCGCTGCCGAGCGCGACGTTGCAACTCATGAGCAGCAACTTCGACGGCGTCAGCTGATCCAATCTAATCTTGCCCATCCATTCGGCTGATTCGGGTTGATGCATATCCTGCGAGGCGTGTACTGATTCTCTGGACAAGCTAatatcttctttttcttttcttttgcaaaGATCGGACGATGATGTAATATCAATAGATAAGGTCTTGCTAACTTTCATGTGTGCCTATCTATTTTATGTTCTAGTTCTGCAAATGTGCATGTCCTTGCAGACAACGAACACTCGCCCCAAAATAATTCCTTAAGCTTCAGTCAACCATGTCAGGCAAAataattcttttttctcttttgtgtttttttgtaCAGCGTGCCACGAATGTTATTTGACCACGAAACTTTGCAAGCGTCCATAACATTTGTTGATGATCACTCCcacaaagtttcagaattttttaaaatgttttgcATAACTTTGCAAGCGTCCAtaacattttttttaataaaagggGTTCCCCCCGGCCTCATTTTATTGAACGAAGCAGCCAGTCATCCCTACAACCACCAAAGAGAAAAGATCATCTACTCCACCCAGCAACCACATGCATGACCTAAACGGACATGTCCTGAAAACCTCCCAGGCTATAAGCCCTCACAGCCAACACAAAACATACAGCCACAAACAAACTTAAAGTCGGCTTAATTCTCCTATATTACAaccaagcaaagaaaaggaactTAGTTAGCGGCTTGGATCCACGCAATCCTTAGAAGCTCCCCTCGATGCTTGTCCAACAACAAGATGAACCTCTTCAGGATGACCATTTGAGCATTGTCACAGAGAACCATCCATCGTTGCAAAGTCCCTCTTAGTTTGACAAGAGCGCAGCCCAAACCTCTCCACGTAAGTTCCTGGAAGCAAAATTCATTTCTCAAAGTCCAAATACTCCACAAGGAGGCAGCAACAATCAAATTAAGCATAGGTTTCCTTTTGTGTAATTTCCACAAGGAACATACATCATCAATGCACTGAATTCTACTAACATTGAAAAAAAGCAGAAATGACAGACCACAAACTACCAGCATTAATACAGTCAAAAAACAAATGTTGCACAGATTCACCCTCCTTGCAGAACAAACATGTTAGATCGTCCAAAGTTTTCCTCTTAGCTACATTGTCCCTAGTTAAAATCTTGTTATACAGACAAAGCCATAGGAACACATGTATACTCTGAGGACatataattttccataaattgtcTCCACAAGGAGAGACCACTCCTCCAAAATTGATACACTTATAAAAAGACCTTACTGAATAGATACCATTAGACTCTAACATCCAGATAGGCCTACCTCGGGAGCTAGACATGGGAAACTTTTTAATGTGATCAATCAGGTCATCCCAGCTAGACATAGTTCTGTTATTAACACACCTTCTAAAGGAAAGTCTAAGGGATGTACCATCCCAAACCTGAGACACAACACAGTCCTGCTGATTGCATATTTCAAATAATTCTCAAAATATCATCTTCAGGGAACAATCCCCAGCCCAAGTGTCATGCCAGAATCTAATGCTATCACCATTACCAATCTTCCAGTGATAGAAATTCCTCGCAGCTTCTAAAGCCCAGGTTATACTCTTCCAAAAGGGAGAGCCCCCATGTTGCGTGGACCAGAATATGTTTGGACTAGAGATATTATACTTGTAGGCCAGTAGCTTTTTCCAATCGCTATCAATATCATTAAAGAATCTTTTGCCCCATGATGCTAGCAAAGCCATATTATATTCTCTAATATTTGGAATCCCCAAACCACCAAACTCTTTTTTCCTGGAGACAAAACCCCAATGGGCTAAGTGATATTTATGCTGATCCCCCATGTTACCCCACAGGAAATGTGCCATCTGAGAATTAATAGCATTTATAGCCCATTTTGGGAATTTCATAACTGCCATCAGATATGCCGGAATGCTAACAATGCAAGCACACAGCAAAATAATCTTGCCCTTATAAGTCAAATACCTCCCCAGCCAACCAGAAATACCCTTAATGATTCTGTCTATTAATGGTTGAAGATCTTCTCTTCTAAGTTTATCATAGTGCAAAGGCACTCCCAGATATTTGATAGGGAAAGAACCTAAGTTACAATAGAAAATCTGGGCACAAACCCTACCTCTGTCCTCATCCATGTTAATAGTGATGAGGTCACTTTTATGAAAGTTGATTTTCATACCCGAGAGATTTTCAAAGCAAGATAGAATCCATTTAAAATTTCTCGCTTTCTCATAGGAATCCTCTAAAAAGAGGAGAGTATCATACGCATATTGAAGACTAATAATCCCTCCCGAGACCACATTTGTTAGTAGCCCCGAAATCAATCCTTGGTGGGAAGCTTTGGTAAGCATTTTAGAAAATACATCAGCAACCAAGTTGAAT
This region includes:
- the LOC123399425 gene encoding subtilisin-like protease SBT3.17, which encodes MTPPTATSLTFLVLAAVTMAAAAADGPPATYLFFVDPTPPGVTCMQYHLGILTAALGSEEKAKAAIIYNYKNVVSGFSARVTPSELEAVKKQPHVNRALPSATLQLMSSNFDGVS